From Nymphaea colorata isolate Beijing-Zhang1983 chromosome 6, ASM883128v2, whole genome shotgun sequence, a single genomic window includes:
- the LOC116255998 gene encoding cytochrome P450 94A2-like, protein MTTILWSKAMEEVTLPVFLVTFALFLVYILSLILRTRVHRSASSKPTYGPKSYPIIGAAPSLSPNSHRLPEYFTELIQESPTGTVFIHCPFGSKLIVTANPSNGEHILKTRFEAYPHGPIFYCTLYDILGDGIFNADGEAWKLQRKIASHEFNTRSLRKFAETVIGDQVYDRLLPLLTSAAAEGGGTRFGFDNICRIAFGAGPVSDDLSLETSEFTMAFIVVGKIISEPLAAVSPLVWNIKRALGIGFEKQLRDALRVMDDFTRNLIRERKQNPVTTPEELDLLSRFMNVDGADDGFAKDMVISFVIAGIHRLIKDEIVKEISSVDGGALGFDELKEMNYLHAALCESMRFYPPVPANTKYATEDDVLPDGTPVPKGSSVMYEIVVGGRLEGVPAGKVAAERRSRWVVPLSPDFQPVMRWNVTIQMVGGFPVKMEEKKT, encoded by the exons ATGACAACAATTTTGTGGAGCAAAGCCATGGAGGAAGTTACTCTTCCAGTTTTTCTGGTAACATTTGCCCTCTTTCTGGTTTATATACTAAGCTTAATTCTTCGCACCAGGGTTCACAGGTCCGCCTCCTCCAAACCTACCTACGGCCCAAAATCCTACCCAATAATTGGCGCTGCTCCGTCGCTCTCCCCGAACTCCCACCGCCTCCCGGAATACTTCACCGAGCTCATACAAGAATCTCCGACCGGCACCGTCTTCATCCATTGCCCCTTTGGCTCCAAACTAATTGTGACGGCCAACCCCTCCAATGGCGAGCACATACTCAAGACTCGATTTGAGGCCTACCCACATGGCCCCATCTTCTATTGCACCTTGTATGATATCCTCGGCGATGGCATATTCAACGCCGACGGGGAGGCTTGGAAGTTGCAGAGGAAGATCGCCAGCCACGAGTTCAACACTAGATCTCTACGCAAATTCGCAGAAACTGTTATAGGTGACCAAGTTTACGACCGCCTCCTCCCGCTCCTCACCTCGGCGGCGGCGGAGGGGGGAGGTACGCGATTCGGGTTTGATAACATCTGCAGGATTGCTTTCGGCGCCGGCCCTGTCTCTGACGACCTCAGTCTCGAGACTTCCGAGTTCACGATGGCTTTCATCGTCGTAGGAAAGATTATTAGCGAGCCCTTGGCTGCCGTCTCTCCTCTGGTTTGGAATATCAAGCGGGCGCTAGGAATCGGCTTCGAGAAGCAGCTTCGAGATGCTCTTCGAGTGATGGACGACTTCACCAGAAACCTCATCCGTGAGAGGAAACAGAACCCCGTTACCACCCCGGAGGAGTTGGATCTTCTCTCAAGATTTATGAATGTCGATGGTGCTGATGACGGGTTCGCGAAGGACATGGTGATCAGCTTTGTCATCGCCGGCAT CCACCGGCTCATCAAAGACGAGATTGTGAAGGAGATCTCATCTGTGGACGGAGGAGCACTCGGCTttgatgagttaaaagaaatgaattatTTGCACGCAGCGCTCTGTGAGAGCATGAGATTCTATCCGCCAGTACCGGCCAATACCAAGTACGCCACCGAAGACGATGTGCTCCCGGACGGAACGCCGGTGCCGAAGGGGTCAAGCGTGATGTACGAAATCGTTGTTGGGGGAAGATTGGAAGGTGTTCCGGCCGGGAAGGTGGCTGCGGAGAGACGGAGCCGATG GGTAGTTCCGTTGTCGCCGGACTTCCAGCCAGTAATGAGGTGGAACGTGACCATCCAGATGGTTGGTGGTTTTCCGGTGAAGATGGAAGAGAAGAAAACCTGA